One Phaeodactylum tricornutum CCAP 1055/1 PHATR_bd_32x35 genomic scaffold, whole genome shotgun sequence genomic window carries:
- a CDS encoding predicted protein — MNHRACTLISVCLSSVMVVQPWLGFGTKYSGTGTSVIESLLRPSNEIKTLAMEDTAHLEITTRSGVLDVVAYDNWTASDKIASSMQLTPQDSIQASKFSLMPITKTKTEEKKSLATWQHTHQNRPFCSVPQIRDGQWLPVHGPASYITQTSHLRCYGEPDVYQTMNFTSYVWQPHDAHRKKCEWTAWQGPRNACQVLEHSNILIAGDSLSWEHFSSLLQLLGHHVHQNLQHQSRELRTNVMDLLCNGRSRISYRRDDKLTNLSAALDEEPFPNVVILIRGAHYVGDDELIQGIREHSRAESLETPVQRNGNVLSAFLADVRTGSS, encoded by the coding sequence atgaaTCATAGAGCATGCACTCTCATCTCGGTATGCTTATCGTCCGTAATGGTAGTCCAGCCGTGGTTGGGCTTCGGAACAAAATACAGTGGAACCGGTACTAGTGTTATCGAAAGCTTGTTGAGACCCTCGAACGAAATCAAGACACTCGCAATGGAAGACACTGCACATCTTGAGATCACCACACGCAGCGGCGTATTGGATGTGGTTGCCTACGACAATTGGACGGCCTCCGACAAGATTGCAAGCTCAATGCAACTGACACCCCAGGACAGTATACAGGCGTCAAAATTCTCTTTGATGCCTATCACCAAGACAAaaacggaagaaaaaaaatcTCTCGCGACCTGGCAACATACACATCAAAATCGTCCTTTTTGCAGCGTCCCGCAAATTCGCGATGGCCAGTGGCTCCCCGTTCATGGCCCAGCTTCGTACATCACGCAAACCTCCCATTTGCGCTGCTACGGGGAGCCTGATGTCTACCAAACAATGAACTTCACGTCCTATGTCTGGCAACCGCACGATGCTCATCGCAAGAAGTGTGAATGGACTGCTTGGCAAGGTCCGCGAAATGCTTGTCAAGTCCTTGAGCACAGCAACATCCTGATAGCGGGGGACTCTCTCTCCTGGGAACACTTCAGCTCGTTGCTTCAGCTACTTGGTCACCACGTACACCAGAATCTACAGCACCAGTCGCGGGAATTGCGCACAAACGTGATGGATCTATTATGTAATGGCCGTTCACGCATATCATACCGACGAGATGACAAGCTCACCAACCTCTCGGCCGCTCTGGACGAAGAACCCTTTCCCAACGTTGTCATTTTGATCCGAGGTGCACACTACGTGGGTGATGATGAGCTAATACAGGGCATTCGAGAGCATTCGAGAGCTGaaagtttggaaacgccagTGCAACGCAATGGGAATGTCCTGTCAGCTTTTCTGGCGGACGTCCGTACCGGGTCATCCTGA
- a CDS encoding predicted protein, with translation MVLAAGPNNPKSAIVRRQIEKVQFGFYNDDDVRARSVVEITSSQAFDPTNSPLPNGLYDVRLGPLKDSEPPCPTCALRASHCPGHFGHIELAVPVYHPLLFPDLLQLLRIKCFACHKLKAPSRTLATLRAKFHLLYRHDLTRLTALDRELLVAIRLGRTSGEDRAENSTAKIRSAKDVADALDKVLRSHQPPTDSTSPSTTKLNSFERNLRKELAKAVLTACKGVKRCAHCGAYNPKIRQDSFNKLFQGALSATSLRANSVENVQFTSALIQASNATSDRATNYDSDDTDRGENTMSGNEDSDSEDDEDDDEVANGTKPKKSDMFMHAGEVQAQIKRTWQTDPFLLHCVFGGSSQSLQDGYQLFFLQAVPVPPSRFRPAMYLNGMAVEHSQTSYLSQMIRFNESIRESFAASDEPRAYSGWIDLQTAVNCFMDSAKDPSATPTNLVAPGIKQILERKEGLFRKNMMGKRVDYACRSVISPDPYIGTNEIGLPRYFATVLTYPTPVTDLNVKEMRALVERGPHNYPGARWVELQGKRVDLGKMNTQKREAIAAQLLTYLKRGGMPAIVGRQLRDGDYVLMNRQPTLHKPGIMAHRVRILHNPTQKTIRMHYANCNTYNADFDGDEMNCHFPQSDLARAEAQYIARTDLQYIVPTDGTPLRGLIQDHVVGGVKLTKRDTFFFKWEVQQLLFAALASLKGLEIIRSGTNIELVPPALVRPRELWTGKQVITIILNHLRKGSDRDSEKMSNLPGLSTSRKSKTPDTAFGAEQEEHLVLILDGELLRGVLDKAAFGATDFSLVHAVYEAYGPEKAGLLLNMFGRLFTAYIQYFAGHSCRMEDLILTSASDISRRMLVQKSYNIGARAAKAWADSEGGKAASTAAKIGQLLSGTEGSTNFAALDGFMQSQLNPLSSAIVKKCLPDGLAVPFPYNTFGLMTTTGAKGSIVNQSQVTCALGQQALEGRRVPRLSSGRTLPSFAPYDPNPRADGFVMDRFLTGIRPQEYYFHCMAGREGLVDTAVKTSRSGYLQRCLMKHLEELKICYDYTVRNAEGSVVQFLYGEDGLDPTKASYLDCSEKSFEYIARNKESLERQNTALPFSSIALAAADATRHVELENNQNLIAVADPILSTPARGHLLGSSGACVSERVAGATHNALNDPEMMRVLKQINVSDADLGVLIGAKYSSSVCAPGEAVGSIAAQSVGEPSTQMTLNTFHLAGAGANVTLGIPRLREIIMTASRDLKTPTMSVPLDDSVTEKQALRLTRDFTKLTLMELVASDRGVTVTEKLEKADNGMWSRAYYVTIKFHPAERIKEAFGLDIHDIAKVAAKNFVPLLSQNMKKELKRAAVEGDNAVIEVQGGDSRVYIKSRDQDERDADEIEIKEAPQARNGRDELNDNDQDDEEDDENAEEDGADAVRYSDRRKESISYEDDDDQDDAETESMTGEHSPRSDSGIVNDLSSNTVVREKEASDWTLRAKEDELIVHERRNVIVLQPLRIDPAARPLLMVGLVEGAAATTLVRSKRMIDQGFVNNEEGRGRCLQTAGVNFEEMYKLECVDHNKLLSNDIWAIRCAYGVEAARSSIVQQIRGVFGAYGIEVDPRHLSLIADYMTFDGGYKAMNRIGMEETSSTLLQMSFETTLHFLRQAALVEDMDEMQSPSANIVVGRPIRHGTGAFTVLAK, from the exons ATGGTATTGGCTGCGGGTCCCAACAATCCCAAAAGCGCTATTGTGCGTCGTCAGATTGAAAAGGTTCAGTTTGG GTTttacaacgacgacgacgtccgCGCACGCTCCGTCGTCGAGATCACTTCCTCCCAGGCTTTTGATCCTACCAACAGTCCTTTACCGAATGGTCTCTACGATGTCCGACTCGGGCCACTCAAAGACAGTGAACCGCCTTGTCCGACCTGTGCCTTGCGCGCCTCGCACTGTCCCGGACATTTCGGCCACATCGAACTGGCCGTCCCCGTGTATCATCCCCTACTCTTTCCCGATCTCCTTCAGTTGCTCCGCATCAAATGTTTCGCCTGTCACAAACTCAAGGCCCCGTCACGGACCCTCGCCACCTTGCGAGCCAAATTTCATTTACTCTACCGACACGATCTCACTCGTCTCACGGCCTTGGACCGGGAATTGCTAGTCGCGATTCGCCTGGGCCGGACCAGTGGCGAAGACCGTGCCGAAAACTCCACCGCGAAGATACGATCCGCAAAAGACGTTGCCGACGCACTCGACAAGGTCCTCCGATCCCACCAACCACCGACCGACTCGACATCCCcctcgacgacgaaactGAATTCGTTCGAACGCAATCTGCGTAAGGAACTCGCCAAAGCTGTCCTGACGGCCTGCAAAGGCGTCAAACGCTGTGCCCACTGCGGTGCCTACAATCCCAAAATTCGGCAAGATTCGTTCAATAAATTGTTTCAAGGTGCCCTGTCGGCTACGTCCCTACGAGCTAACTCCGTTGAGAATGTACAATTCACCTCGGCCCTGATACAAGCATCCAACGCGACCTCGGACAGGGCCACCAATTACGATTCGGACGATACCGACCGGGGGGAGAACACCATGAGTGGGAACGAGGATAGCGACAgtgaagatgacgaagacgacgatgaggtTGCCAACGGCACCAAGCCCAAAAAATCGGACATGTTTATGCACGCCGGCGAAGTGCAGGCTCAGATTAAGCGCACGTGGCAGACGGATCCGTTTCTGTTGCACTGCGTATTTGGAGGATCGAGTCAGTCTCTCCAGGACGGCTATCAGCTATTCTTCTTGCAGGCAGTTCCTGTCCCACCGAGCCGCTTCCGTCCAGCCATGTATTTGAACGGCATGGCCGTGGAACATTCCCAGACCTCCTATCTGAGCCAAATGATCCGTTTCAACGAAAGCATACGAGAGTCCTTCGCCGCCAGCGACGAGCCGCGCGCCTACAGCGGTTGGATTGATCTCCAGACGGCTGTCAACTGCTTCATGGACAGCGCCAAGGATCCGTCGGCCACACCTACCAACTTGGTCGCGCCCGGTATCAAACAGATTCTGGAACGCAAAGAAGGACTGTTTCGCAAAAACATGATGGGCAAGCGTGTAGATTACGCATGTCGTTCCGTGATTTCCCCCGACCCTTACATtggaacgaacgaaattGGTCTCCCACGATATTTTGCCACAGTCTTGACATACCCGACACCCGTGACTGACTTGAATGTGAAAGAAATGCGTGCCTTGGTTGAAAGGGGACCACACAACTATCCTGGTGCCCGGTGGGTCGAACTGCAGGGGAAGCGGGTAGATTTGGGCAAAATGAACACGCAGAAGCGCGAAGCAATCGCAGCCCAGCTTCTGACTTATTTGAAAAGGGGAGGCATGCCGGCAATTGTGGGACGGCAATTAAGAGATGGAGATTATGTACTTATGAATCGACAG CCCACCTTGCACAAACCCGGCATCATGGCGCACCGTGTCCGTATCTTACACAACCCTACCCAAAAGACTATTCGAATGCACTACGCCAATTGCAATACCTACAATGCCGACTTTGACGGAGATGAAATGAACTGTCATTTTCCACAGAGTGATTTGGCTCGAGCCGAAGCGCAATATATCGCTCGAACCGATCTACAGTACATAGTGCCGACGGACGGCACCCCTTTACGTGGTTTGATCCAGGATCACGTAGTTGGGGGCGTCAAACTGACGAAGCGCGATACATTTTTCTTCAAGTGGGAAGTTCAGCagcttttgtttgctgcCTTGGCCAGTCTTAAAGGTTTAGAGATCATTCGCTCAGGTACAAATATTGAACTTGTACCGCCAGCGCTGGTCAGACCGCGAGAGCTTTGGACAGGGAAGCAAGTCATCACAATTATTTTAAATCACTTGCGAAAAGGCAGTGATCGCGACAGTGAAAAGATGTCTAACCTTCCGGGTCTGTCCACGAGTCGAAAATCCAAGACTCCCGACACTGCGTTTGGAGCGGAGCAGGAAGAGCACTTAGTTTTGATTCTTGATGGTGAATTGTTGCGAGGAGTATTGGACAAGGCCGCATTTGGCGCGACAGATTTTTCGCTTGTACATGCGGTGTACGAAGCATATGGACCAGAAAAAGCTGGTCTGCTGCTCAATATGTTTGGCCGTCTGTTCACGGCATATATACAGTATTTCGCAGGGCACTCTTGCCGCATGGAGGACTTGATCTTAACAAGTGCGTCTGACATATCCCGGCGGATGCTGGTACAAAAATCCTACAATATCGGAGCACGAGCCGCCAAAGCTTGGGCCGATTCCGAGGGCGGCAAG GCAGCTTCTACAGCAGCAAAAATTGGCCAGCTACTTTCCGGTACTGAAGGAAGCACAAATTTTGCTGCTTTGGATGGGTTCATGCAAAGTCAATTAAACCCTCTGTCGTCCGCAATCGTGAAAAAGTGTTTACCTGACGGTCTTGCTGTTCCGTTTCCATACAATACCTTTGGACTCATGACAACCACCGGAGCGAAGGGTTCAATCGTGAACCAATCCCAGGTCACGTGTGCTTTAGGTCAGCAGGCTCTCGAGGGCCGCCGTGTCCCACGCTTGAGCAGTGGGCGTACCCTACCTTCGTTTGCTCCTTACGACCCGAACCCACGAGCCGACGGGTTTGTGATGGATCGTTTCTTGACTGGTATCCGCCCACAAGAGTATTATTTTCATTGCATGGCCGGTCGAGAAGGTTTGGTGGACACTGCGGTAAAGACATCTCGCTCAGGGTATCTGCAACGTTGTTTGATGAAGCATTTGGAAGAGCTGAAAATTTGCTACGACTATACAGTCCGAAACGCGGAAGGATCTGTTGTTCAATTCTTGTACGGTGAAGATGGTTTAGATCCTACCAAAGCTTCCTATTTGGACTGCTCCGAAAAGTCATTCGAATACATTGCGCGCAATAAGGAGTCTCTTGAACGCCAGAATACAGCGCTACCATTCTCCTCTATTGCACTTGCGGCTGCGGATGCTACACGGCACGTCGAATTGGAAAACAACCAGAATCTGATAGCTGTTG cagatcCGATTTTGTCGACACCTGCTCGAGGACATTTGCTTGGTAGTAGTGGAGCCTGCGTATCTGAACGCGTGGCGGGCGCTACGCATAACGCCTTGAACGACCCCGAAATGATGCGTGTTTTGAAACAAATAAATGTTTCTGATGCTGATTTGGGGGTATTGATTGGCGCCAAGTACAGCTCAAGTGTATGCGCGCCAGGGGAAGCGGTTGGCAGCATTGCAGCTCAGTCAGTTGGTGAACCTTCAACGCAAATGACGCTCAATACGTTTCACCTTGCTGGTGCCGGTGCTAACGTAACACTCGGTATTCCACGCTTGCGCGAAATTATCATGACAGCCTCTCGTGATCTAAAGACGCCAACAATGTCGGTGCCCTTGGATGACTCCGTAACGGAAAAACAAGCGTTGAGATTGACGCGCGACTTTACCAAGTTGACTTTGATGGAGCTTGTTGCGAGTGACCGTGGTGTGACCGTGACggaaaagttggaaaaggCTGACAACGGCATGTGGAGTCGAGCTTACTATGTGACAATTAAGTTTCATCCGGCGGAACGCATTAAGGAAGCCTTTGGTTTGGATATTCACGATATAGCCAAGGTAGCGGCGAAAAACTTTGTACCGCTCTTGTCGCAAAACATGAAAAAAGAGTTAAAACGTGCTGCGGTTGAAGGAGATAACGCGGTGATTGAAGTTCAGGGTGGAGACTCACGCGTATATATCAAGAGCCGAGATCAGGACGAGAGAGACGCtgacgaaatcgaaattAAGGAGGCTCCGCAGGCTCGAAATGGTCGGGACGAACTCAACGACAATGATCaagatgatgaggaagacgacgaaaatgcTGAAGAAGACGGTGCGGACGCTGTCCGCTATTCCGACCGTCGCAAGGAGAGCATTTCTtacgaagatgatgatgacCAAGACGACGCAGAGACTGAAAGCATGACAGGCGAACACAGCCCACGGAGTGACTCCGGGATTGTGAATGACCTCAGTAGCAATACCGTTGtccgagaaaaagaagcaagtGACTGGACTTTACGGGCAAAGGAGGACGAGTTGATCGTGCACGAACGCAGGAACGTCATTGTTCTGCAGCCGCTACGCATTGATCCTGCCGCTCGTCCGCTGCTAATGGTGGGGTTGGTGGAAGGAGCTGCCGCTACGACGTTAGTCCGTTCTAAGAGGATGATTGATCAGGGCTTTGTCAATAATGAAGAGGGGCGTGGACGCTGCTTACAAACGGCTGGTGTGAACTTTGAGGAAATGTACAAGCTAGAATGTGTCGATCACAATAAGCTGCTATCCAATGACATATGGGCTATTCGCTGTGCGTATGGTGTCGAAGCGGCTCGAAGCTCTATAGTCCAGCAAATTCGTGGTGTGTTTGGAGCTTACGGTATCGAAGTCGATCCCCGTCATCTTTCGCTCATTGCCGACTACATGACCTTTGACGGAGGCTACAAGGCCATGAATAGAATCGGTATGGAGGAGACCTCCTCGACGTTGTTGCAGATGAGCTTCGAAACGACGCTTCACTTTTTGCGTCAGGCGGCCTTAGTTGAGGATATGGACGAGATGCAATCTCCCAGCGCAAATATTGTAGTCGGGCGGCCTATTCGGCACGGGACTGGCGCGTTTACGGTACTAGCAAAATAG
- a CDS encoding predicted protein: MNMQCEVRPRYNKFEHEADPFVPLNRPSPVLQKVQERWGNGKSSSPDDLKNTVLDESQHGRNRGKGGKTEMGVNEKKFRTSCKPRAPQKWDFGKRRTFALPQINRKNNDAATQIQRISRGGWQRIQYKVLLLQHRLNTRTSRTEASMHRVREKTEKRKLALRQKLEAQAQRELEKVTTEEATAQEGQQIIHYLRKENKKLRSKNQKIFAASHALKNNNDRLENANQTTARGFGTLNDHAKQIKETHDKLNNVVPKYKESVDKLREAVEERRQYCLSEHTIKLLYIKLIGRVVEIVEDSCKDAKLVDEIVGYCLEMEGEENRLELPKPLAEVSKEKDDGSVASSESDNYDEYTVATMD, translated from the coding sequence ATGAACATGCAGTGTGAAGTTCGACCTCGTTACAACAAATTTGAGCATGAAGCTGAtccgtttgttcctttgAATCGGCCTAGTCCAGTCCTCCAGAAGGTACAGGAACGCTGGGGAAACGGAAAGTCGTCGAGTCCAGACGACTTGAAGAATACAGTTTTGGATGAATCCCAGCATGGTCGAAACAGAGGGAAGGGAGGCAAAACGGAAATGGGAGTAAACGAAAAAAAGTTTAGAACAAGTTGTAAGCCTCGAGCGCCTCAAAAATGGGACTTTGGAAAGCGGAGGACATTCGCTCTCCCCCAAATCAATCGAAAGAACAACGATGCCGCCACTCAAATCCAGAGGATTTCTCGCGGAGGCTGGCAGCGTATTCAATACAAAGTCTTACTTCTACAGCATCGTCTTAATACACGGACGTCGCGGACAGAAGCATCTATGCACCGCGTGAGAGAAAAGACTGAGAAGCGCAAGCTAGCCTTGCGACAAAAGCTTGAAGCACAGGCACAAAGAGAGCTTGAGAAAGTGACCACCGAAGAGGCTACAGCTCAAGAAGGACAGCAGATTATCCACTATTTGCGAAAGGAGAACAAGAAGCTACGTAGCAAGAACCAAAAAATATTCGCAGCAAGTCATGCTctcaaaaacaacaatgaCCGTTTGGAAAACGCAAACCAAACCACAGCAAGGGGATTTGGAACCTTGAACGACCACGCTAAACAGATTAAAGAAACTCACGATAAGCTCAACAATGTCGTGCCGAAATACAAGGAAAGTGTTGACAAACTGAGGGAAGCTGTGGAAGAGCGCCGGCAATATTGCTTAAGTGAGCACACAATAAAGCTCCTTTACATCAAGCTCATCGGCCGGGTTGTTGAGATAGTCGAAGACTCTTGCAAAGATGCGAAGCTTGttgacgaaattgttggGTACTGCCTGGAAATGGAAGGGGAGGAAAACCGTCTCGAACTTCCGAAACCCTTGGCGGAAgtctcgaaagaaaaagacgacggaaGTGTTGCGTCGTCAGAGAGTGACAATTACGACGAGTATACTGTTGCCACCATGGACTAG
- a CDS encoding predicted protein encodes MMQSTVRSQPQFCSKRWSEIDDPSKSNRARDKSLDQDDVGMKSLRKHSREDKTVSPLLLHARRTFDGPEHQSNVHWASPNYQKAFSSSRQKNLLTASIGLQNVFSTEHSEDSCGRNLAKAERKRRRKSRRAAVKIQAIARMKLARRKLAYLQLEKRMTEMGNCTRKDIRYVKAELRRRKRAYKEKAIARLQKQLTKDAKVEENQKLVLALKDDNTNIRASNVKISTNIQNLQVNNRRLDKTNTSGSELYEQLSLHHQKVKADNEKLTKINNDYKKKVEDLEKEVEERTHLCNLEQSIRDGYEQTIAAIVARIKRTDYQVLKEEVGGIIEVLNSQREH; translated from the coding sequence ATGATGCAATCAACCGTTCGATCGCAGCCTCAATTCTGCAGCAAAAGGTGGTCTGAAATTGATGATCCGAGTAAATCAAACCGCGCAAGAGACAAAAGCTTAGATCAGGATGATGTAGGTATGAAAAGCCTACGGAAACACTCCAGGGAAGATAAAACAGTCTCGCCCCTCCTGCTCCACGCCCGGCGCACGTTTGATGGACCAGAGCATCAAAGCAATGTGCATTGGGCATCACCGAACTATCAAAAAGCTTTTTCGTCAAGCCGGCAAAAAAACTTATTGACTGCCAGTATTGGCTTACAAAATGTCTTTTCAACGGAACATTCCGAAGACAGTTGCGGACGAAACTTGGCCAAAGCggagagaaaaagaagaagaaagtccCGCAGAGCAGCCGTAAAAATTCAAGCAATAGCTAGAATGAAACTAGCTCGGAGAAAATTAGCATATTTACAGCTCGAAAAACGAATGACTGAAATGGGGAATTGCACCAGAAAAGATATTCGGTACGTGAAGGCCGAGCTGCGACGCCGGAAGAGGGCATATAAGGAGAAGGCAATTGCTCGACTTCAAAAGCAATTGACCAAAGATGCAAAGGTTGAAGAAAACCAAAAGCTTGTTCTAGCCTTGAAAGATGACAACACAAACATCAGAGCGAGCAATGTTAAAATATCCACCAACATTCAGAATCTTCAAGTAAACAACAGACGTCTCGATAAAACAAACACTTCTGGATCTGAGTTGTACGAGCAGCTGAGTCTTCACCACCAGAAGGTCAAGGCTGACAACGAAAAGCTGACAAAAATCAACAACGACTATAAGAAAAAGGTTGAAGATTTGGAGAAAGAAGTAGAGGAGCGGACTCATTTATGTAACCTGGAGCAGTCTATCCGGGATGGATACGAGCAAACAATAGCCGCAATTGTCGCACGAATCAAAAGAACCGACTATCAAGTCCTTAAGGAAGAAGTAGGCGGGATTATAGAAGTTTTGAACTCGCAGAGAGAACATTGA
- a CDS encoding predicted protein has protein sequence MEASTSPRTASKKIGLALAAFEANIDKNNSIGETRSGLYLTNFGGSPKRNGYASNVLLGPQTSPGSWSSPTSSKQTLLKHIAAPDLSLASPRKKEAVETEKRLGKKEKSSDRAGFEVKNTDPSVRVARECGYVSSDDDLSVIVPLADDLSMDSSYAAGAAFTSQTNNNYPPTHFAMRPGTIRGYSFDSDDVDSSQRELSHKSSGGFSMFPGRPSTVRGNSFNSSDSEDLSEDEVQRPNRRAPRRGTRPIKSKGCEKEAREYPHIQSTQNPELHTASPESKSRLVYCPPHQEGGYTEELMHQPLSLQSTPEPPKNKNGIAVVPDKLVASPKDFNSERANSPCARTGRIVVWPPRREDKDSITNARSFIPVVEDPNMAAVPLSPPTTPVLVSSVTLQGRSLRPSAVRGNSFDGMDLEEEEAHAEKRATLRRVVKNSDETRAQDDSCTQLIPSPANEPDTIASKGDQRVDNEVSPVLATDSERSWTAKQSQAHPSSRKPEAFHEDVLSNFADQRRAMLARNPRKPIAAVSPTKLKDRMKAFQFQQSSVSLSTPDLESTRSPNSSQARRVVTNKPGAVPATPTSAPVLEFNEPCVTNFTSPVSVASPITSVDGTASFSSGGDRASPRYTTRDFSNSPTRSSTLHCSPTYPTFEKYRLLPTYEEQHEALLARSPRKEINIDSPTKLKERMTAFQGGGPPSLAGL, from the coding sequence ATGGAAGCTTCAACTTCGCCGCGCACAGCCTCAAAAAAGATCGGCCTTGCTTTGGCTGCCTTTGAAGCCAACATCGACAAAAATAATTCAATTGGCGAGACCAGATCCGGCCTGTATCTCACAAATTTCGGTGGTTCGCCGAAACGAAACGGCTACGCTTCGAACGTATTGCTCGGTCCACAAACGTCTCCAGGGTCATGGTCTTCTCCGACATCTTCCAAGCAAACCTTGTTGAAACATATTGCTGCACCGGATCTCTCCCTCGCTTCCCCCAGAAAAAAGGAAGCGGTGGAAACCGAAAAGAGGCTTGGGAAAAAAGAGAAATCCAGTGACCGGGCGGGCTTTGAAGTAAAGAATACTGACCCTTCGGTCCGTGTCGCTCGCGAATGCGGTTATGTTAGCTCTGATGACGACTTGAGTGTAATCGTTCCTCTCGCAGACGATCTTTCGATGGATTCGAGTTATGCAGCCGGCGCTGCTTTCACGTCGCAGACCAACAACAATTATCCTCCTACTCATTTCGCGATGCGCCCTGGAACCATTCGCGGTTATTCCTTTGACAGTGATGACGTTGACAGCAGCCAAAGGGAGCTCTCCCACAAGTCCTCTGGAGGATTTTCCATGTTTCCTGGAAGGCCATCCACGGTACGCGGAAACTCTTTCAATAGTAGTGATTCGGAGGACTTATCCGAAGACGAAGTTCAGCGACCGAACCGTCGTGCCCCTCGTCGCGGCACACGCCCCATCAAAAGCAAGGGATGCGAAAAGGAGGCGCGTGAATATCCCCACATCCAAAGCACGCAAAATCCGGAGCTTCACACTGCATCTCCGGAATCCAAAAGCAGGCTAGTCTACTGCCCTCCACACCAGGAAGGGGGCTACACGGAAGAATTGATGCACCAGCCACTCTCGCTCCAATCGACACCCGAGCCGccaaaaaacaaaaacgGCATCGCTGTCGTCCCCGACAAACTGGTGGCATCCCCCAAGGACTTCAATTCTGAAAGAGCCAACAGTCCCTGCGCGCGTACCGGGAGAATTGTGGTCTGGCCTCCTCGTCGCGAGGACAAAGACAGTATTACCAATGCCCGAAGCTTTATTCCAGTAGTGGAGGACCCAAATATGGCTGCTGTTCCCCTTAGTCCTCCCACAACACCTGTGCTGGTCTCTTCAGTCACTCTACAGGGTCGAAGCTTGCGTCCCTCCGCGGTGCGAGGGAATTCGTTCGATGGTATGGATCTCGAAGAGGAGGAGGCGCATGCCGAGAAAAGGGCAACGCTTCGACGAGTCGTGAAGAACTCTGACGAAACAAGGGCCCAGGATGATAGTTGCACACAGCTAATCCCATCTCCAGCGAACGAACCGGACACCATCGCCTCTAAAGGCGATCAGCGAGTCGACAACGAAGTGTCTCCCGTGTTGGCAAcggacagtgaacgaagTTGGACGGCGAAGCAGTCACAAGCGCACCCGTCGTCCCGAAAGCCGGAAGCCTTCCACGAGGATGTCTTATCCAACTTTGCCGACCAACGTCGCGCCATGCTGGCCCGCAATCCGCGCAAACCCATTGCGGCTGTCTCTCCCACCAAGCTCAAAGACCGCATGAAGGCGTTTCAGTTTCAGCAATCGTCCGTGTCGCTGTCGACGCCAGATCTCGAAAGTACGCGTTCTCCCAACTCGTCCCAGGCCCGGCGCGTGGTGACCAACAAACCCGGCGCCGTCCCGGCCACCCCCACGTCGGCCCCCGTGTTGGAGTTCAACGAGCCTTGCGTGACCAATTTCACATCGCCCGTCTCGGTAGCGAGTCCCATAACTTCGGTTGATGGAACGGCATCCTTCTCTTCGGGTGGCGACCGAGCCAGTCCGAGGTACACGACCCGGGATTTTTCCAACAGTCCTACGCGGTCGTCAACACTCCATTGCTCGCCCACATACCCCACGTTTGAGAAATACAGGTTGTTACCCACGTACGAAGAGCAGCATGAGGCTTTACTGGCTCGGTCACCCCGGAAAGAAATCAATATTGACTCCCCCACCAAGCTCAAGGAGCGCATGACAGCATTTCAGGGTGGTGGACCCCCAAGTCTGGCGGGGCTTTGA